The following proteins come from a genomic window of Paludisphaera rhizosphaerae:
- a CDS encoding S41 family peptidase, whose protein sequence is MTSSRMRWRLAFVAALLSAAAEAKAVDPSDTRMLALPAIAPGRIAFTYADDVWTADADGSHARRLTSHPGVESWPRFSPDGKTIAFTGTYDGNVDVFVVPADGGEPKRLTWHPGDDVVRGFTPDGKVLFNSQRGVFTNRFGQLYSVATTGGAPDRLPVPSADMGAISPDGAYLAYTPIAERFRQWKNYRGGTASRIWVLKLADLSHVEIPKPEGGCNDTMPMWVGQTVYFLSDRDGEFNLFSFDPATKAVARLTDHKDFPVESASAGDGRIIYDQAGYLHVYDPEKKASTRLKVPVAADLVEARPRRVSNPKLIRAADVSPSGKRAVLEYRGEIVTVPAKQGDPRNLTETPAIHERSPVWSPDGKSIAYFSDASGEYALHVRPQDGKGDVVVHRLSGPGYYQDPVWSPDGKKIAFTDCSKTLAYIDLATDAVKKVVSEPIYWDDRPVARWSPDSKWIAYTLLSKAGIGTVGLYSLDQGASFPITDGLAEAGDPVFDTTGKYLFFSASTDAGPIKNSFDQSATDAPISSTLYVVTLAKATPNPLLKLNDEEGEKDDDEKDKDKAKDEKKEAAGNEDETSKKLEKEKADDKDKDKDKAKDKDKEKKDEPKPTVIEVDGIAGRIIPVAPVEAGWITNVAAGEKGKVYYVHRPVTRPIQEGEGKPSLKRFDFKTREEETLAEGVSDYRLTPDGKKILYRAGETVGIVDAGKFKKGDGAIAAVGAVSIAVDPRAEWPQIFHEAWRINRDFFYAPNMHGADWEAVRKKYEPFLPHLATRTDLNRVIRAMLSELSVGHSYLFGGERVYEPKKVPVGLLGADYEVAEGRYKFKTIYGGAFWDPALRAPLTAPGVDVKVGDYLLAVDGKDVRADAEVYKPFEGTVGRRTELKVGPKPDGSDARTVIVEPIAEDGPLRNRAWVEGNLKKVHDRTKGRVAYVYVPDTAGNGFASFKRYFYPQADKDAVIVDERFNGGGQIADYYIDMLRRPLIAYWATRHGAPQRTPNAAIMGPKVMLIDETAGSGGDILPWMFRKFGLGPLVGKRTWGGVVGILEFPVLMDGGMVTAPNIAQFTEDGWIVENQGVPPDVDVEQDPARVAAGEDPQLDRAIAMILEALEKSPTPKPPSFPPPTRVRKPSE, encoded by the coding sequence ATGACGTCGAGCCGCATGCGTTGGAGACTGGCGTTCGTTGCGGCCCTGCTGTCAGCAGCGGCCGAAGCAAAGGCCGTGGACCCGTCCGACACACGGATGCTGGCCTTGCCGGCGATCGCGCCGGGGCGGATCGCGTTCACGTATGCGGACGACGTCTGGACGGCCGACGCGGACGGCTCGCACGCGCGGCGGTTGACGTCTCATCCGGGGGTGGAGAGCTGGCCGAGATTCTCACCCGACGGCAAGACGATCGCGTTCACGGGGACGTACGACGGCAACGTCGACGTCTTCGTGGTTCCTGCCGACGGCGGCGAGCCGAAGCGGCTGACCTGGCACCCCGGCGACGACGTCGTCCGCGGCTTCACGCCCGACGGCAAGGTTCTGTTCAACTCCCAACGCGGCGTATTCACGAACCGGTTCGGCCAGCTTTACAGCGTTGCGACGACCGGAGGCGCCCCCGATCGGCTGCCGGTCCCCTCGGCCGACATGGGGGCGATCTCCCCCGACGGCGCGTACCTCGCCTACACGCCCATCGCCGAGCGGTTCCGCCAGTGGAAGAACTATCGCGGCGGCACGGCCTCGCGGATCTGGGTCCTGAAGCTCGCCGACCTCTCGCACGTCGAGATCCCCAAACCCGAGGGCGGCTGCAACGACACCATGCCCATGTGGGTCGGCCAGACGGTCTACTTCCTCTCCGACCGCGACGGCGAGTTCAACCTCTTCTCGTTCGACCCCGCCACGAAGGCCGTGGCCCGACTCACCGACCACAAGGACTTCCCCGTCGAATCCGCCTCGGCCGGCGACGGCAGGATCATTTACGACCAAGCTGGATATCTACACGTCTACGACCCTGAGAAAAAAGCGTCGACCCGGCTGAAGGTCCCCGTTGCGGCTGATCTCGTCGAGGCTCGCCCTCGGCGCGTGAGCAATCCCAAGCTGATCCGCGCGGCGGACGTCTCGCCCAGCGGCAAGCGGGCTGTGCTGGAGTATCGCGGCGAGATCGTCACCGTCCCGGCCAAGCAAGGCGATCCGCGGAACCTCACCGAGACCCCCGCGATCCACGAGCGCTCGCCTGTCTGGTCGCCCGACGGCAAGTCCATCGCGTATTTCAGCGACGCCTCCGGCGAGTACGCCCTGCACGTCCGGCCGCAGGACGGCAAGGGTGACGTGGTCGTTCACCGTCTGAGCGGCCCCGGCTATTACCAGGACCCCGTCTGGTCGCCCGACGGCAAGAAGATCGCCTTCACGGATTGCTCCAAGACCCTCGCCTACATCGACCTGGCCACCGACGCTGTGAAGAAGGTCGTCTCCGAGCCGATCTACTGGGACGACCGCCCCGTCGCGCGCTGGTCGCCCGATTCGAAGTGGATCGCCTACACCCTGCTGAGCAAGGCGGGGATCGGCACGGTCGGCCTCTACTCGCTCGATCAGGGGGCGAGTTTCCCGATCACCGACGGCCTCGCCGAAGCCGGCGATCCGGTCTTCGACACCACCGGCAAGTATCTCTTCTTCTCCGCCTCGACCGACGCCGGCCCGATCAAGAACTCGTTCGATCAGTCGGCCACCGACGCCCCCATCTCATCCACGCTCTACGTCGTCACCCTCGCCAAGGCGACCCCCAACCCGCTCCTCAAGCTCAATGACGAGGAAGGCGAGAAGGACGACGACGAGAAGGACAAGGACAAGGCCAAGGACGAGAAGAAGGAAGCCGCCGGCAACGAGGATGAGACCTCCAAGAAGCTGGAGAAAGAAAAGGCCGACGACAAAGACAAGGACAAAGACAAAGCAAAGGATAAGGACAAGGAGAAGAAGGACGAGCCCAAGCCGACGGTGATCGAGGTCGACGGCATCGCGGGGCGGATCATCCCCGTCGCGCCGGTGGAGGCGGGCTGGATCACGAACGTCGCCGCTGGGGAGAAGGGGAAGGTCTATTACGTCCATCGCCCGGTCACGCGACCCATCCAGGAGGGCGAAGGCAAGCCTTCGCTCAAGCGGTTCGACTTCAAGACCCGCGAGGAGGAGACCCTCGCCGAAGGCGTGTCCGACTACCGGCTGACGCCCGACGGCAAGAAGATCCTCTACCGGGCGGGCGAGACCGTCGGGATCGTCGACGCCGGCAAGTTCAAGAAGGGCGACGGCGCGATCGCCGCCGTGGGCGCTGTGTCGATCGCCGTCGACCCCCGCGCCGAGTGGCCGCAGATCTTCCACGAGGCCTGGCGGATCAACCGCGACTTCTTCTACGCCCCCAATATGCACGGCGCCGACTGGGAGGCCGTGCGGAAGAAGTACGAGCCGTTCCTCCCCCACCTGGCGACTCGCACCGACCTGAACCGCGTCATCCGCGCGATGCTCAGCGAGCTTTCCGTCGGCCACAGCTACCTCTTCGGCGGCGAGCGGGTGTACGAGCCGAAGAAGGTCCCCGTCGGCCTGCTGGGCGCCGACTACGAGGTCGCCGAAGGCCGCTACAAGTTCAAGACGATCTACGGCGGCGCCTTCTGGGATCCCGCCCTCCGCGCTCCGCTCACCGCTCCCGGCGTCGACGTGAAGGTCGGCGACTACTTGCTGGCCGTCGACGGCAAGGACGTCCGGGCCGACGCCGAGGTTTACAAACCGTTCGAGGGAACCGTCGGCCGCCGGACCGAGCTGAAGGTCGGCCCCAAGCCCGACGGCTCCGACGCCCGCACCGTGATCGTCGAGCCGATCGCCGAGGACGGCCCCCTGCGCAACCGGGCGTGGGTCGAGGGGAACCTCAAAAAGGTCCACGACCGCACCAAGGGACGCGTCGCCTACGTCTACGTCCCCGACACGGCGGGCAACGGCTTCGCGTCGTTCAAGCGGTATTTCTACCCTCAAGCCGACAAGGACGCCGTGATCGTCGACGAGCGGTTCAATGGCGGCGGCCAGATCGCCGACTACTACATCGACATGCTTCGACGCCCCCTGATCGCGTACTGGGCCACTCGCCACGGCGCCCCCCAGCGGACTCCCAACGCGGCGATCATGGGCCCCAAGGTGATGCTCATCGACGAGACGGCCGGCTCAGGCGGCGACATCCTCCCCTGGATGTTCCGCAAGTTCGGCCTCGGCCCGCTGGTCGGCAAGCGAACCTGGGGAGGCGTGGTCGGCATCCTGGAGTTCCCCGTCCTGATGGATGGGGGCATGGTCACGGCTCCCAATATCGCCCAGTTCACCGAGGACGGCTGGATCGTCGAGAACCAGGGCGTGCCGCCGGACGTCGACGTGGAGCAGGACCCCGCCCGCGTCGCGGCCGGCGAGGATCCGCAGCTCGACCGGGCGATCGCCATGATCCTGGAGGCTCTGGAGAAGTCCCCCACCCCCAAGCCGCCGTCGT
- a CDS encoding polysaccharide pyruvyl transferase family protein, producing MNRRDWIRSAVASAALSRGALGARVEAKKRILLRSSWQTVNIGDVAHTPGMLRLLEQHLPECEVTLWPSSVDNGVDEILRKRFPKLAIMPKTGEAKAEAFKTHDFLLHGSGPSIVGQTSLVEWKQKTGKPYGIGGVTWTYTPEGLKVIDGARFAFFRDSVSLGVAKEHGATCPVLEFGPDATFACDLVADAPAEAWLKEVGLEEGKFVCCIARQRKTPYWEVKPERKFEPETQAYNDQMKEHDIAPLREAVIAVVRQTSMKVLLCPEDATQMKLNRETIYDKLPEDVKPRVVWRKDYWLTDFAQSVYNRSAGLFGNEQHSPIMCIGHGIPAVVCRFKEQTSKGFMWKDIGLEDWLLDHDHDEPAQRLTPIVLSIINDPAAAKAKALKAKAVADARMKRMMDVLRGELGI from the coding sequence ATGAACCGTCGGGATTGGATCCGGTCCGCCGTCGCATCGGCGGCGCTTTCGCGGGGAGCCCTTGGGGCGCGGGTCGAGGCGAAGAAGCGCATCCTGCTGCGGTCGTCGTGGCAGACGGTGAACATCGGCGACGTCGCGCATACGCCGGGGATGCTGCGGCTGCTGGAGCAGCACCTGCCGGAGTGCGAGGTCACGCTCTGGCCCAGCAGCGTTGACAACGGCGTCGACGAGATCCTCCGCAAGCGGTTCCCGAAGCTGGCGATCATGCCGAAGACCGGCGAGGCCAAGGCCGAGGCGTTCAAGACCCACGACTTCCTGCTGCACGGTTCAGGGCCGTCGATCGTCGGGCAGACGAGCCTGGTCGAGTGGAAGCAGAAGACGGGCAAGCCCTACGGCATCGGCGGCGTGACGTGGACGTACACGCCCGAGGGGTTGAAGGTGATCGACGGCGCCCGGTTCGCGTTCTTCCGCGATTCCGTTTCGCTGGGCGTGGCGAAGGAGCATGGGGCGACCTGCCCCGTTCTGGAGTTCGGCCCCGACGCCACCTTCGCCTGCGACCTCGTCGCCGACGCTCCCGCCGAGGCCTGGCTGAAGGAGGTCGGGCTGGAGGAAGGGAAATTCGTCTGCTGCATCGCCCGCCAGCGCAAAACGCCCTACTGGGAGGTCAAACCCGAGCGCAAGTTCGAGCCCGAGACCCAGGCGTACAACGACCAGATGAAGGAGCACGACATCGCCCCTCTGCGCGAGGCCGTGATCGCCGTGGTCCGCCAGACGTCCATGAAGGTCCTGCTCTGCCCGGAAGACGCCACCCAGATGAAGCTGAACCGGGAGACGATCTACGACAAGCTCCCCGAAGACGTGAAGCCCCGCGTCGTCTGGCGGAAGGACTACTGGCTGACCGACTTCGCCCAGAGCGTCTACAACCGCAGCGCGGGCCTGTTCGGCAACGAGCAGCACAGCCCCATCATGTGCATCGGCCACGGAATTCCGGCCGTCGTCTGCCGGTTCAAGGAACAGACCTCCAAGGGCTTCATGTGGAAGGACATCGGCCTGGAGGACTGGCTCCTCGACCACGACCACGACGAGCCCGCCCAGCGCCTGACCCCCATCGTCCTCTCCATCATCAACGATCCCGCCGCCGCAAAGGCCAAGGCCCTCAAAGCCAAGGCCGTCGCCGACGCCCGGATGAAGCGGATGATGGACGTGCTGCGCGGGGAGTTGGGGATTTGA